The window GCTGCAAGTGCGTGTGGCTATTTTAAACCGTTTCACTCATTTGGGTACGCCATCTACACAGCGTGTTTCTTGATAAATAATGCGTTAGGGAAAAGCCTAACTCAAAATTGATTTGTGCAACAAAGCCATGCTGAATTGGAGTATTATGACTAGATTTCTTGTTTGAATGGTTTTCATAAATTTCCGTCCGATAGCCCCTCCTTAAACGTAACGCTTCCATTTCTTTGAAATACTGATGCGCCTCTTCCCACGACTGAAAAACTAAAACTCTACCTTGATGTTTTTTTGCACCCACTCTCCCCCATTCACAACACACCCTAAAGGGATCAAAAAGGTCTGCTTCAAACCAAATAGCGTAATAGCGATAACAGTTTTTGTCGGGTTCTAATTTTGTCCAAGCTGAAATCATTTTTCAGATTTCGCCATTTTTTGTCATTTATAGGGTATGCCCGACATCAACAATAATTACTCGCAGGTAGCCAGTAATTTAGCATGCTAAATTGAACCGATGCTTTTCCTTTTCTTTAGCTATATATGCTATAAACCAAGAGCAAGTATTTCGCTAATCATGTATCTACATTTAAACACTTTAGTCCTTAGAGTCAGCCCCCGTATTTACACTCATTGCTTTAATTAAAGCCATTTGCTCCTGCGCTTGTTGACGCAATCCTTTCAACTCACCTTGGCATTGTGCGGCCTCGCTAGAGGATTTAGCGGCTTCACCACGCACATTAACGAGTTCAATACTTAAACGCTGCTCAGCCTCGCGCGCACTAACACGCTCTCGTTCACGCTCAGCCTCAGTGACGCTAATATAGGACTCTTTTTCTGCTTTTTGTACAGCGGCTTGCTCTTGTGCCTGTTGCAATACCACTTTGACAGCTATTGCTTCCTGATTTGCTATTTCCAATAGCACATTTAATCTACTTATCTCACCAACAGCTTTGTGTTGTTCAGCACGTGCCTCTGTGTGTACCTGCTCCAACTTTGCCTGTAGGCCATCCGCCCACTTCTCTATTTCCTGAGTTCTTGCCTCGGCCAGTCCAAGACGCTCTTGTAACTGCACGAGTTGCTGAGCCTGTGTCTGTATAGTCTGCTTCGTATCAAGAAGCTCTTGAGCCAATCTTTCGGCTTCAATCTGAGTCTGATCCATTTCTTGTGACAATAATTCAAACGCATTCGATTGTTCAGTAGACAGCTTCGTCAAATCTGCTTTTTCGGCTTCAAATGCCGCCCGCGCAACTTCTAAAGTTTCATGGGCCTTACCTTGAGCAATCTTCCAGACATTTTGCCCTAGCTCAAAGACCGCTAAATGCAGTGACTCAGGCAACGGCTCGATGACCGATCTAGCAACGGTACGCTGCTTCTGTCTCCACTCTTTCAATGCCTCAACCACATAATTCATGCCAGCACTGGATGCCTGACGCACCTGATCCACCGTCGGAAATTCATTCGTAGGTGACTCAGAAAGGAGGCGATCTGCAGCGGCGAAAATTCTGTCTTTAACTTCCTGATTCATGATGCCGCGCCATAATAGTAATAGTAGTAATTATATTATTATTACTATTATTGTGAAAGGTTTTAATACAGGCATTGCGAGAGAGTTACGATGCTAGGTTGGAATGAGTTAATAATTGCAACAGTGGTAGATACCCTCTGCCCTATTCCGTCTTGAAGAAAGCAGGTTTTCCTAAGGCAACTTTAATTAACTAAGGAAAACAACATGACCACATCTACAAGATCGCCTTTTGAAAACATCCCGTATGACAAACAATTAGCAGTACTCATGATTGTTTGTCGGGAGATGGAATGGTTCGGTTGCAATGATTGAGCAGGCAGAAAGGGTGTTTACTGGAGAAAATATCGAACAATCTTCAATTGCGCTTTTGGAGTAAGAGGCTTTGCGAATAAGAAATGAAGTCATCAATCATGAATTAATGGGGAAAGTGATTGAGATTGCTGAAGCAAAGCTTCTTACATATTGCATGTAGATTTTATGCAATTTCAACCAGTTAACAGAGTAGGGAGCTTTTATGACGACGATGAATGATTTTGCTAACTGTTGTTTGCCAAAAGTTGGGCGGCCAATTTGGTAGCTACAAAAATCGAAAAGGGCGTGTGTATCGTATTTATACTTCGCTATCTTTTATTTAACTTCCTTGTTTACTTCGCTCGCTAAAAGCTTTTGCCGAGCTGATGAGTAATGGCGTGGGATTTACCATGTAGCCACGAACTCTAAACCCCACAAGCATTTTCATTGAGGGGTTTTTCTTTCCAGCGTAAATACCAAACCTAAATGCAAAAATTCAATTTAGCATGCTAAATTGAATTCATCGTATTGCTTCTTTGCACATACGTCTTTTTATAGTGCCTAATCAATATCTTTATGCGTTATTATGTCACGTTTTTAACATTAAAAACTTGATTGATTTGCGCGCACTGCATATTATAGAAAAAGAGGTGAGCGTATGACGATTGCTGCGACTGTCGAAAAATCAGTATCCCAGTTTAAGCCTGGACAAATATTTACTTACGGTGATATTCCTGAATACCGTAATGCAGGTGAGGCTGTGGTCAAAACCATGAGCCGATTAGTGGCTGCCAAAAAAATTGCAAAAGTGAGCAAAGGGCAGTTCTATATCCCACGACAAGGCGTATTTGGGCCTGTGCCAGTTGGTGAAACCGAGCGATTAAAAACGTTGATGTACAAAGATGGTTATCAGGTTGGTTATGTAACAGGTGCCGCATTGTTCAATAAGCTAGGTCTAAGCACTCAACAACCAAAAA of the Gammaproteobacteria bacterium genome contains:
- a CDS encoding WGR domain-containing protein translates to MISAWTKLEPDKNCYRYYAIWFEADLFDPFRVCCEWGRVGAKKHQGRVLVFQSWEEAHQYFKEMEALRLRRGYRTEIYENHSNKKSSHNTPIQHGFVAQINFELGFSLTHYLSRNTLCRWRTQMSETV
- a CDS encoding DNA-binding protein, with the translated sequence MNQEVKDRIFAAADRLLSESPTNEFPTVDQVRQASSAGMNYVVEALKEWRQKQRTVARSVIEPLPESLHLAVFELGQNVWKIAQGKAHETLEVARAAFEAEKADLTKLSTEQSNAFELLSQEMDQTQIEAERLAQELLDTKQTIQTQAQQLVQLQERLGLAEARTQEIEKWADGLQAKLEQVHTEARAEQHKAVGEISRLNVLLEIANQEAIAVKVVLQQAQEQAAVQKAEKESYISVTEAERERERVSAREAEQRLSIELVNVRGEAAKSSSEAAQCQGELKGLRQQAQEQMALIKAMSVNTGADSKD